A part of Aegilops tauschii subsp. strangulata cultivar AL8/78 chromosome 2, Aet v6.0, whole genome shotgun sequence genomic DNA contains:
- the LOC109747353 gene encoding uncharacterized protein, which yields MGTRSFFTDSEIQSDPELSELIGEILSLKSERRDLIGSLTPGISRWVDEISRAATSSVRGNVDCKEPFGILEDVEDLGQRMLSMSHFLSCSNSRIPLYKADELVSTSSKLMKISKDFCESTEQAMDKAVSEAAEAEDKRKEEERKEDKKKRDRMRKKEKKKKQQQKEKDEGDKEKRAIMRKKEKERKKKKKQQQQQQEDDAQVITSEKITEKMERREEEEDEDEEETRRQQEVRKIMAANEFLRLSSNVLARPLCYRNELAMMITEEDEQEYERAMEAERQAAMEAEEAKREAIRKAEKERERRREMIKQRKAEKEAKRKQIPQNKAPIVEKEERIVEEHADEQEAKSPAEQLKERMGNQLGLFAGRRRAWEYSSGSKPGQCGGFEDKTLLSPMQFTHCIPGVIPPRAAVIESSLQIYSFKVTGLSGDLKWPLNVYGVVAARDTVDHNRNLLFSRSSVMYQVLTSENDCSLCLSGPSRAILAVDPVDFEVELRVHDGYDFRGDGINDRELICVSNRYEVAPSGEIQRLTFYSPLCRAVLSLEQLSSTVQATILSIRVVGEGHPFKSGGEVFCWSSSADGSSTIYEKVVLLHSLEGIPQEDDELDLDGYLPLSRNVVSVESGGGLNVVVETYGGSSTSTHVYFPCEYCNISQRTCLVGGSEVEITVAWSRLVRDKMDLLIDGYTTQA from the exons ATTTCTCGCTGGGTGGATGAGATCTCTCGAGCAGCAACGTCGTCCGTCCGGGGCAATGTCGACTGCAAAGAGCCCTTCGGCATCTTGGAGGATGTCGAGGATTTGGGCCAGCGGATGCTGTCCATGTCCCATTTTCTTTCCTGTTCCAATTCCCGCATCCCCTTGTACAAGGCCGACGAGCTGGTTAGCACATCATCCAAATTAATGAAGATCTCCAAGGATTTCTGCGAATCTACAGAGCAGGCAATGGATAAGGCCGTGTCGGAGGCGGCAGAGGCAGAGGAcaagaggaaggaggaggagaggaaggaggacAAGAAGAAGAGGGATAGGatgaggaagaaggagaagaagaagaagcaacagCAGAAGGAGAAGGATGAGGGGGACAAGGAGAAGAGGGCTATCatgaggaagaaggagaaggagaggaagaagaagaaaaagcagcagcagcagcagcaggaggatgATGCACAAGTTATTACATCTGAGAAGATCACCGAGAAGATGGAAAgaagggaggaggaagaggacgaggacgaggaggagacgaggagGCAACAGGAGGTGAGGAAGATCATGGCTGCCAATGAATTCTTGCGTCTCTCCTCCAATGTCCTGGCGAGACCCTTGTGTTACAGAAATGAGTTGGCGATGATGATTACAGAGGAGGATGAGCAGGAGTATGAGAGGGCGATGGAGGCGGAGAGGCAGGCAGCgatggaggcggaggaggccaAGAGGGAGGCAATAAGGAAGGCAGAGAAGGAGAGGGAGCGGCGGAGGGAGATGATCAAGCAAAGgaaggcggagaaggaggcaaagaggaagcaGATCCCGCAGAACAAGGCGCCCATTGTGGAGAAGGAGGAGCGCATTGTGGAGGAGCATGCTGATGAGCAGGAAGCAAAATCCCCAGCGGAGCAGCTTAAAGAGCGGATGGGTAACCAGCTGGGTTTGTTCGCGGGCCGCCGTAGAGCATGGGAATACTCAAGTGGCAGCAAGCCGGGTCAGTGCGGTGGATTCGAAGATAAAA CTCTATTGAGTCCTATGCAGTTTACACATTGCATACCCGGTGTCATCCCGCCGCGTGCCGCTGTTATTGAGAGCTCCTTGCAGATCTACTCCTTCAAAGTTACTGGACTAAGTGGCGACCTGAAGTGGCCACTCAATGTGTATGGTGTGGTCGCTGCCCGAGACACCGTGGACCACAACCGCAACCTTCTCTTCTCTCGGTCAAGTGTTATGTATCAAGTACTTACATCTGAAAAT GACTGTTCTTTGTGCTTGTCTGGCCCGTCACGTGCTATTCTAGCCGTGGACCCTGTTGACTTCGAAGTTGAGCTGCGAGTACATGATGGCTATGATTTTAGAGGTGATGGGATCAATGATAGAGAATTGATCTGTGTTAGCAACCGCTACGAGGTCGCGCCCAGCGGTGAGATTCAACGTTTAACCTTCTATAGTCCGTTGTGTAGAGCAGTGTTGAGCCTTGAACAACTTTCTAGTACGGTCCAGGCAACTATCTTGTCGATTCGTGTTGTCGGAGAGGGTCATCCTTTTAAATCCGGAGGGGAAGTTTTTTGTTGGTCATCTAGTGCAGATGGTAGTTCTACTATATATGAGAAGGTTGTGCTCCTTCATTCTCTTGAAGGAATTCCTCAAGAAGATGATGAGTTAGATCTAGATGGTTACCTCCCTCTGTCAAGAAATGTCGTTTCGGTTGAATCTGGAGGAGGGTTGAATGTTGTGGTAGAAACGTACGGGGGATCTTCTACATCTACTCATGTCTACTTCCCTTGTGAGTATTGCAACATCAGTCAGCGTACATGTTTGGTTGGCGGCTCTGAGGTGGAGATCACTGTTGCTTGGTCCCGACTTGTCCGCGACAAGATGGACCTTTTGATTGATGGATATACTACCCAGGCCTAG
- the LOC109747354 gene encoding uncharacterized protein, with translation MALELDVDIILGSSWKAYRRYRETLRWETEFLRSEVTSRGLETIAGKKGYLKEHTGRRSLSRELPQLKEQLSGQKIASLPLVSLPYLVPRHEEALNLLLHEAHKLGYRIQSLRELAAPISLETARLLSLVSERCAEISRIIARQGSPNSGKSSEDAAIAAYSERRESWESIWGSPVLRSGGFNDITTLSPMYFTPFAPAIIPYTGFATKALQIYSFEISDLNDCLKWPLYVYGVVAARDVVDGNRNLLFSCSRANGQVVTEKDPFLHLTGPSRAILAEYPVDFEVELRIKDGTECQDKALMSSANHHSFASADSAVFFSCLCSAELSLQTVYSAVQATILSIRLVGGESSFEYGGQVSCSSYTEGVNADACREVVLIDCDEKFLEDGLDGYISLSRNVVTVELEGSLKITIKEYTKSRLVANEAQLDIPAQHCQVSKGECVLGGHNVVVLIAWSLLVRDKLDNLVMG, from the exons ATGGCACTTGAGCTTGATGTTGACATTATTCTTGGCTCAAGTTGGAAAG catatcgTCGCTACCGTGAGACCCTGAGGTGGGAGACCGAATTCCTGAGGAGCGAGGTCACCTCCCGTGGCCTGGAGACGATTGCTGGGAAGAAGGGCTATCTGAAGGAGCATACTGGTCGAAGATCACTATCTCGCGAATTACCTCAGCTGAAGGAGCAGTTGTCCGGCCAGAAGATCGCGAGCCTGCCTCTGGTCAGTTTGCCCTATCTCGTTCCTCGTCACGAGGAGGCCCTCAATCTGCTCCTGCACGAGGCGCACAAGCTGGGCTACCGGATCCAGTCTCTGAGGGAACTCGCTGCTCCAATCTCCCTGGAGACGGCCAGGTTACTGTCTCTCGTGTCGGAAAGATGTGCGGAGATCTCCAGAATCATTGCGAGGCAAGGGTCGCCCAATTCAGGCAAATCTTCCGAGGATGCTGCAATTGCTGCTTACAGCGAGCGCCGTGAAAGCTGGGAGTCCATTTGGGGTAGTCCAGTATTAAGGTCTGGCGGCTTCAACGACATAA CCACACTGTCTCCTATGTACTTTACCCCATTTGCACCTGCTATCATCCCATACACCGGCTTCGCCACCAAGGCCTTGCAGATTTACTCCTTTGAGATCTCTGACCTAAATGACTGCTTGAAGTGGCCACTCTATGTGTATGGCGTGGTTGCTGCTCGAGACGTTGTGGATGGTAACCGCAACCTCCTCTTCTCTTGCTCCCGGGCTAACGGCCAAGTAGTCACAGAAAAG GATCCTTTTTTGCACTTGACTGGGCCTTCTCGTGCTATTCTGGCTGAGTATCCTGTCGACTTTGAAGTTGAACTAAGGATAAAAGATGGAACAGAGTGCCAAGATAAAGCCTTGATGAGTTCTGCTAACCACCACAGTTTCGCTAGTGCTGACAGTGCTGTTTTCTTTAGCTGCCTGTGTTCAGCAGAGTTAAGCCTCCAGACTGTTTATAGTGCAGTCCAGGCCACTATCTTGTCCATTCGTCTTGTTGGAGGGGAGTCATCTTTTGAATATGGAGGTCAAGTTTCATGTTCATCATATACTGAAGGTGTCAATGCTGATGCATGTCGGGAAGTTGTGTTGATTGATTGTGATGAAAAATTTCTTGAAGATGGACTGGATGGCTATATCTCTCTTTCAAGGAATGTGGTCACCGTGGAATTGGAAGGATCACTGAAGATTACCATAAAAGAATATACAAAGTCTCGTCTTGTCGCTAACGAGGCCCAGCTTGATATCCCTGCTCAGCATTGCCAAGTAAGCAAGGGAGAATGTGTTCTTGGCGGACATAATGTGGTTGTTCTTATTGCTTGGTCCCTGCTTGTGAGGGACAAGCTCGATAACTTGGTGATGGGGTGA